The Lycium ferocissimum isolate CSIRO_LF1 chromosome 1, AGI_CSIRO_Lferr_CH_V1, whole genome shotgun sequence genome includes a region encoding these proteins:
- the LOC132029766 gene encoding cation/H(+) antiporter 15-like: protein MAKSSALTDTSFTAENILCYDPADVSSNGYKVRNPLKFPAPLMVFQLSVISLTSLLIDVGLKPLGQPSLVAQVLGGIVFGPSLLGHLETVRETMFPTRGVMALETAATFGVLFNLFVIGVECDSKRMFRPGKKAVVIGISVMFTSLGSTLALSMLLKSVIPMDPRLAKSLPIIAASQCVIGFPNICCLLKEMQILNTDQGRLATSSAMLCDVIGLTLGAVGFIKLQMEKEHSISQKMGSILSPLILVIFTIYFVRPAIKKTLRLRPEGKPVGENYFVCILVLALTYILAAETIGQHFLFGSLLLGMAIPEGPPLGAALIRKLHYPVGKVLYPVFLTTSGLKTDIFTIHFKSLWVIALLVLFGVLIKIVVMMIITRYTGLTIHDSIIVGLMLNSRGVCDVVFFNLWRISKALSDEHFAVVIMISVVLVMVIITPLIRFLLRAIEQQAPTKRRTLQHSKPDSELRILVCVHELQSVPTMVNLLEASNATEQSPIGVIALVLIELAGRAAPLLITHNHSQGAIPQDASISLQIINALRQYELAYESCVTLQPFTTITHFELMHEDICRVALDQNATFIILPFHKHWEIDGSVGTSSRAIQNINSKVIKKAPCSVGILVDRGILKGSMASLNNQGVYRVAVVYIGGPDDAESLAYGARLARHQTVSITLIRFLMFGFDNARERKLDNSLIEAVRYENSTNENFVYEEHVTRDGVGLSASLRGLEDRFDLIVVGRHHEDSPLLVGLGAWSECPELGVVGDFLASSDVGITASVLVVQQQRVRGKLVSRAMKPVVSNQDGPYPDMNNALNNGISTPRTSVSNDHPRWEITIDRAN, encoded by the exons ATGGCGAAATCGTCAGCTTTGACCGACACCTCATTTACTGCAGAGAATATTTTGTGTTATGACCCTGCAGATGTTTCTTCAAATGGCTATAAAGTCCGTAATCCATTAAAATTTCCTGCACCTCTTATGGTATTTCAGCTATCTGTCATCTCATTAACATCTCTGTTAATTGATGTTGGCCTCAAGCCTTTGGGTCAACCTTCTCTTGTCGCACAAGTTCTT GGTGGTATAGTGTTTGGACCATCACTGTTGGGACATTTAGAAACAGTAAGAGAAACCATGTTCCCTACCCGAGGCGTTATGGCATTAGAAACTGCAGCAACATTTGGTGTTCTCTTCAATCTTTTCGTTATAGGAGTTGAGTGTGACTCCAAAAGGATGTTCAGGCCAGGGAAAAAAGCCGTTGTCATAGGCATCTCTGTAATGTTTACCTCACTGGGATCGACTTTGGCGCTATCCatgcttttaaaaagtgttatCCCTATGGATCCTCGTCTTGCAAAATCTCTACCTATTATAGCAGCTTCACAATGTGTGATTGGTTTCCCCAACATATGTTGCCTTCTCAAAGAAATGCAAATTCTCAACACTGACCAAGGCCGCCTAGCCACTTCTTCAGCTATGTTGTGTGATGTAATTGGCTTAACCTTGGGTGCAGTAGGTTTTATAAAGTTGCAGATGGAGAAAGAACATTCTATATCGCAGAAAATGGGTTCGATTCTCTCTCCTTTGATCTTAGTCATATTCACAATTTATTTCGTTAGGCCTGCAATTAAGAAGACACTAAGACTTAGACCAGAAGGGAAACCTGTTGGGGAAAACTACTTTGTTTGCATTTTAGTACTTGCACTGACGTACATATTAGCTGCGGAGACGATTGGGCAACACTTCCTATTTGGATCACTTTTGCTAGGCATGGCCATTCCTGAAGGCCCGCCTTTGGGCGCAGCTTTGATCAGGAAACTTCATTATCCAGTTGGCAAAGTTTTGTACCCAGTTTTTCTCACCACCAGTGGCCTCAAAACAGATATTTTCACCATTCATTTTAAGTCCCTATGGGTTATTGCCCTTCTAGTTCTCTTTGGCGTCCTCATCAAGATTGTGGTGATGATGATCATAACTCGCTACACGGGGTTGACCATTCATGACTCTATTATTGTTGGTCTGATGTTGAATTCTAGAGGCGTCTGTGATGTTGTGTTCTTTAACTTATGGAGAATTTCAAAG GCCCTGTCAGATGAACACTTTGCTGTGGTTATCATGATCTCAGTTGTTTTAGTTATGGTGATCATTACACCGCTAATAAGATTCCTCCTTCGTGCAATCGAACAACAAGCTCCAACGAAGAGAAGGACACTTCAGCATTCAAAGCCTGACTCGGAGCTAAGGATACTGGTGTGTGTTCACGAACTACAAAGTGTGCCAACTATGGTCAACTTACTTGAAGCATCCAATGCAACAGAGCAAAGCCCCATTGGAGTCATCGCTCTCGTACTCATTGAGCTCGCGGGTCGAGCCGCTCCCCTTCTTATCACTCATAATCATTCCCAGGGAGCCATCCCTCAGGATGCTTCAATATCATTGCAAATCATCAATGCACTCAGACAATATGAGCTTGCCTATGAAAGTTGTGTCACCCTTCAACCATTCACCACCATCACGCATTTTGAACTAATGCACGAAGATATTTGTCGCGTTGCATTGGATCAGAATGCGACATTTATCATCCTGCCATTCCACAAGCATTGGGAAATTGATGGTTCCGTTGGTACATCAAGCCGTGCCATACAAAATATCAACTCCAAAGTCATCAAGAAAGCACCTTGTTCTGTGGGCATACTAGTCGACCGTGGAATCCTAAAGGGATCCATGGCTTCACTAAACAATCAGGGCGTGTACCGTGTTGCCGTGGTCTACATTGGAGGTCCAGATGATGCAGAATCACTAGCCTATGGTGCCCGATTGGCGAGACACCAAACTGTGTCGATAACACTTATCCGTTTCCTTATGTTTGGCTTTGACAATGCCAGAGAAAGAAAGCTAGACAATAGCCTGATTGAAGCAGTCCGCTATGAGAACTCAACCAATGAGAATTTCGTATACGAAGAACACGTTACAAGAGATGGGGTTGGGCTATCTGCTTCACTTAGAGGTTTAGAAGATAGATTTGATTTAATTGTAGTAGGGAGGCACCATGAAGATTCTCCTTTGCTAGTGGGTCTTGGAGCATGGAGTGAATGTCCTGAACTTGGTGTAGTGGGAGATTTCTTGGCGTCGTCGGATGTTGGCATCACAGCTTCAGTACTAGTGGTGCAACAGCAGAGAGTTAGAGGGAAATTGGTGAGTAGAGCAATGAAACCAGTAGTTAGCAATCAAGATGGACCTTATCCTGACATGAATAATGCACTTAATAATGGGATATCAACACCAAGAACCTCAGTCTCTAATGACCATCCAAGATGGGAAATCACTATAGATAGAGCTAATTAG